The Marivivens sp. LCG002 genome contains a region encoding:
- a CDS encoding biotin--[acetyl-CoA-carboxylase] ligase, whose protein sequence is MSTNEQAKAVWPEGYELVVLDEVDSTMAEAARRAAFVRSPTWILALRQTNGRGRRGRPWADPVGNLAATLIFKPAATPADGAKRSFLAALALYEALSFYVDRTRLGLKWPNDVLLDGRKIAGILLESSGTAERLEWLSLGIGVNLAHTPPRAPDADFGPVSLAEAIGQTVPQQEFLTVLADTYATQEDKLRYFGFERIREDWLRHAIKLGEVITARLPKENISGIFETIDIEGNLVLLTGRGHVTVTAADVYF, encoded by the coding sequence TTGTCAACTAACGAGCAAGCAAAGGCCGTCTGGCCCGAGGGCTACGAACTCGTAGTCCTTGATGAGGTGGACAGCACAATGGCAGAAGCCGCGCGACGCGCGGCTTTTGTCCGTTCTCCCACATGGATATTGGCGCTGCGGCAAACCAACGGGCGGGGGCGGCGTGGTCGCCCTTGGGCCGATCCCGTGGGCAACCTTGCCGCGACGCTGATCTTCAAACCCGCAGCTACCCCTGCCGATGGGGCAAAGCGCTCTTTCCTCGCAGCGCTGGCGCTCTATGAGGCCCTGTCGTTTTATGTGGATCGCACGCGGCTCGGGCTCAAATGGCCGAATGACGTGCTCTTGGACGGCCGCAAGATCGCGGGCATCCTTCTGGAAAGCAGCGGCACCGCAGAGCGGCTTGAATGGCTTTCGCTCGGTATCGGCGTGAACCTTGCCCATACACCGCCCCGTGCGCCCGATGCCGACTTCGGACCCGTCTCTCTTGCCGAGGCCATCGGGCAGACCGTCCCGCAGCAGGAGTTCCTCACGGTTCTTGCCGACACCTATGCCACCCAAGAAGACAAGCTCCGCTACTTCGGGTTCGAGCGCATAAGGGAAGACTGGCTCCGCCATGCGATCAAACTGGGTGAGGTGATTACGGCGCGCCTGCCCAAGGAAAACATCTCGGGCATCTTCGAAACCATCGACATCGAGGGCAATCTGGTCCTATTGACGGGGAGAGGACATGTCACGGTCACGGCTGCCGATGTCTATTTCTAA
- a CDS encoding type III pantothenate kinase, which produces MLLAIDCGNTNTVFSIWDGTEFLATWRTSTEWQRTADQYYVWLATLMQHRKVDVEIDEVIISSTVPRVVFNLRVLADRYFNCRPLVVGKPECALPMPPRVDAGTTVGPDRLVNSAGAFDRHGGNLIVVDFGTATTFDVVAEDGAYVGGVIAPGVNLSLEALHHAAAALPHVDISRPSGVIGTNTVACMQSGVYWGYVGVVREICARIRAEYAKPMKIIGTGGLARLFEQAENLFDAIEDDLTMHGLTVIHDFNKETT; this is translated from the coding sequence ATGCTTCTGGCCATTGATTGCGGAAATACAAATACCGTTTTCTCGATCTGGGACGGGACCGAGTTCCTTGCCACGTGGCGCACCTCGACCGAATGGCAGCGGACGGCGGATCAGTATTACGTCTGGCTTGCAACTTTGATGCAGCATCGCAAGGTAGATGTCGAAATCGACGAAGTGATCATCTCATCGACCGTTCCGCGCGTTGTGTTCAACCTTCGGGTTCTGGCGGATCGCTATTTCAATTGCCGCCCCCTTGTCGTGGGAAAACCCGAATGCGCGCTTCCGATGCCGCCGCGCGTCGATGCGGGCACCACGGTCGGCCCCGACCGTCTTGTCAATTCGGCTGGGGCGTTCGACCGTCACGGCGGCAATCTCATCGTTGTCGATTTCGGCACCGCGACGACCTTTGACGTTGTGGCCGAGGATGGCGCCTATGTCGGAGGTGTCATCGCGCCGGGGGTAAACCTCAGTCTCGAAGCCTTGCACCATGCGGCAGCGGCTCTACCTCATGTCGATATAAGTCGCCCCTCGGGGGTGATCGGCACCAACACCGTCGCCTGCATGCAGTCGGGCGTTTACTGGGGCTATGTGGGCGTCGTGCGCGAGATTTGCGCGCGTATCCGCGCCGAATATGCAAAGCCCATGAAAATTATTGGCACCGGCGGGCTCGCCCGCCTGTTCGAACAGGCCGAAAATTTGTTCGACGCAATAGAAGACGACCTCACGATGCACGGGCTGACCGTCATCCATGACTTTAATAAGGAAACTACATGA
- a CDS encoding ribonuclease J produces the protein MSSAKSTNRLIYLPLGGAGEIGMNAYVYGYGEPDKERLIVVDLGVTFPDMDTSPGVDLIMPDVAWLEARKDRIEAILITHAHEDHVGGVGHLWERLGAPVYAREFTAHIARLKMADVGLPDGTVHTVAAWPHMSTFGPFKVGFIPVSHSIPESAGLVIDTPAGRVIHSGDFKIDHTPVVGDPFDEALWAEAAKDGVRALMCDSTNVFSPAPGRSEATLAEPIEELLKTATGMVVATTFASNIARLKTIATAAEKAGRSVCLLGRAMRRMVEAGLETGVLDGFPKTILAEDAVDVPRQNLLLLVTGSQGERRAASAQLANGKYMGLTLKEGDTFLFSSKTIPGNERGVIRIMNQLSEKGVDVIDDRGGLYHVSGHANRPDLEKMHDIVKPKMLVPMHGEHRHLREHAKLGEAKGIGSIVAVNGMMIDLTSNYPHVAEYVETGRTYLDGSVQIGALDGIVRDRIRMALNGLVVVTLIMDENDEPLGEPWCEIQGLPETGRNNAALVEVLEGELNQFLMRADDKILTDDDKLEKELSQVARRVAQSEIGKKPEVVVVISRLS, from the coding sequence ATGAGCAGTGCGAAAAGCACCAACCGCCTGATTTACTTGCCGCTCGGCGGCGCCGGAGAAATCGGGATGAACGCCTATGTTTACGGCTATGGCGAACCCGACAAAGAACGTCTGATCGTTGTCGACCTTGGCGTGACCTTCCCAGATATGGACACCTCTCCGGGTGTCGATCTGATTATGCCCGATGTGGCTTGGCTCGAAGCGCGTAAGGACCGTATCGAAGCAATCCTGATCACCCACGCGCACGAAGACCACGTGGGCGGCGTCGGGCATCTTTGGGAGCGTCTTGGCGCACCCGTCTATGCCCGCGAGTTCACCGCCCATATCGCGCGTCTCAAGATGGCTGACGTTGGTCTTCCTGACGGCACCGTGCACACGGTTGCCGCTTGGCCGCATATGTCGACCTTTGGCCCGTTCAAAGTCGGCTTTATCCCCGTGTCCCACTCGATCCCTGAAAGCGCGGGGCTTGTGATCGACACGCCTGCGGGACGTGTGATCCATTCGGGCGACTTCAAGATCGACCACACGCCCGTTGTGGGTGATCCCTTTGACGAGGCGCTTTGGGCCGAGGCCGCAAAGGACGGCGTGCGCGCTTTGATGTGCGACTCGACCAACGTCTTTTCTCCCGCTCCAGGACGGTCCGAAGCAACGCTTGCCGAACCGATTGAAGAGCTGCTCAAGACTGCAACGGGCATGGTGGTCGCCACGACATTCGCCTCCAACATCGCACGTTTGAAAACCATTGCGACAGCGGCGGAAAAGGCAGGGCGGAGCGTCTGTCTTTTGGGCCGTGCGATGCGCCGTATGGTCGAAGCAGGGCTTGAAACGGGCGTGCTCGACGGCTTCCCCAAGACCATCCTTGCCGAAGATGCTGTCGACGTGCCGCGCCAGAACCTGTTGCTTCTGGTCACGGGGTCCCAAGGCGAACGCCGCGCCGCTTCGGCCCAGCTTGCCAACGGGAAATATATGGGTCTGACCCTGAAAGAGGGGGACACGTTCCTCTTTTCGTCCAAGACCATTCCCGGGAACGAGCGGGGCGTGATCCGTATCATGAACCAGCTCTCGGAAAAGGGCGTTGACGTGATCGACGATCGCGGCGGTCTTTACCACGTCTCGGGCCATGCGAACCGTCCCGACCTTGAAAAGATGCACGACATCGTCAAGCCCAAGATGCTTGTGCCCATGCACGGCGAGCATCGCCATTTGCGCGAACATGCCAAACTCGGCGAGGCCAAGGGGATCGGCTCTATCGTTGCCGTCAACGGCATGATGATCGACCTGACGAGCAATTACCCCCATGTGGCCGAATATGTCGAAACGGGGCGCACCTATCTTGATGGTTCGGTCCAGATCGGAGCGCTTGATGGGATCGTGCGCGACCGTATCCGCATGGCGCTCAACGGGCTTGTGGTCGTCACCCTCATCATGGACGAGAACGACGAGCCCTTGGGCGAACCGTGGTGCGAAATTCAGGGTCTTCCTGAAACGGGGCGCAACAACGCCGCTCTGGTCGAAGTCCTCGAGGGTGAATTGAACCAGTTCCTCATGCGCGCCGACGACAAGATCCTGACAGACGACGACAAGCTCGAGAAAGAACTGTCTCAGGTGGCGCGCCGTGTCGCGCAATCCGAGATCGGCAAAAAGCCCGAAGTGGTGGTCGTGATCAGCCGTTTGAGCTGA
- a CDS encoding DEAD/DEAH box helicase encodes MTTFSELNLDPKVLKAISEAGYETPTPIQAGAIPAALTGQDVLGIAQTGTGKTASFTLPMIHLLGRGRARARMPRSLVLCPTRELAAQVAENFDIYAKHTKLTKALLIGGVSFKDQDALIDRGVDVLIATPGRLLDHFERGKLLLTGVQIMVVDEADRMLDMGFIPDIERIFNLTPFTRQTLFFSATMAPEIERITNTFLSNPAKVEVARAATTSENITQGVVMFKASRRDREGSEKRKLLRALIDKEGDACTNAIIFCNRKADVDITAKSLRKYGYNAEAIHGDLEQSHRMKTLEGFRNGDVRFLCASDVAARGLDIPAVSHVFNFDVPSHAEDYVHRIGRTGRAGRKGAAIMICSPRDEKYFDAVEKLVQIEIPRLENPVPTEAADPREEEGDDKRRSRSRRGKRGEDKRSDAPHAANTNEVQEVEAKEERQPRHEHKREDRHEHKRDDRREERNHDRNERGNRGNPRRNAREDSFIGMGDDVPEFIRLSFAERQAS; translated from the coding sequence ATGACCACATTCTCAGAACTGAACCTCGATCCGAAGGTTCTCAAGGCCATCTCTGAAGCCGGCTACGAGACCCCCACCCCCATTCAGGCAGGCGCCATTCCCGCCGCCCTTACCGGCCAGGACGTGCTTGGCATCGCCCAAACGGGCACAGGTAAGACCGCGAGCTTTACGCTCCCGATGATCCATCTTCTTGGCCGAGGCCGCGCGCGGGCGCGTATGCCGCGCAGCTTGGTGCTCTGCCCCACGCGCGAGCTCGCTGCTCAGGTGGCCGAGAACTTCGACATCTACGCCAAACATACCAAACTGACCAAGGCTCTCTTGATCGGTGGTGTGTCGTTCAAGGATCAGGACGCCCTGATCGATCGCGGTGTCGATGTGCTTATCGCCACCCCCGGCCGTCTTCTTGACCATTTCGAACGCGGCAAGCTGCTCCTGACGGGCGTTCAGATCATGGTCGTGGACGAGGCCGACCGTATGCTCGACATGGGGTTCATCCCCGACATCGAACGCATCTTCAACCTGACGCCCTTTACCCGTCAGACGCTGTTCTTCTCGGCCACTATGGCCCCCGAGATCGAGCGCATCACCAATACGTTCCTTTCGAACCCTGCAAAGGTCGAAGTGGCGCGCGCTGCGACGACCTCGGAAAACATCACCCAAGGCGTGGTGATGTTCAAAGCCTCGCGCCGCGATCGCGAAGGCAGTGAAAAGCGCAAGCTCCTGCGCGCCCTGATCGACAAAGAGGGTGACGCTTGCACCAACGCGATCATCTTCTGCAATCGCAAGGCCGACGTCGATATCACAGCAAAATCGCTCCGCAAATACGGCTATAACGCCGAAGCGATCCACGGCGATCTTGAGCAATCGCACCGTATGAAGACGCTCGAAGGCTTCCGCAACGGCGACGTGCGTTTCCTTTGCGCCTCGGATGTGGCAGCCCGCGGGCTCGATATCCCTGCTGTTAGCCATGTGTTCAACTTCGACGTGCCCAGCCATGCCGAGGACTATGTCCACCGCATCGGCCGCACAGGTCGCGCAGGCCGCAAGGGTGCCGCGATCATGATCTGTTCGCCGCGTGACGAAAAGTATTTCGACGCTGTGGAAAAGCTGGTCCAGATCGAAATTCCGCGTCTGGAAAACCCTGTTCCGACCGAAGCGGCCGATCCGCGCGAAGAGGAAGGCGACGACAAGCGGCGTTCGCGGTCCCGCCGTGGCAAGCGCGGAGAGGACAAGCGCAGCGATGCGCCCCACGCCGCCAACACCAATGAAGTTCAAGAGGTTGAAGCCAAAGAAGAGCGCCAACCCCGTCACGAGCACAAGCGTGAAGACCGTCACGAGCACAAGCGTGATGATCGCCGTGAAGAGCGCAACCACGACCGCAATGAACGCGGCAACCGTGGCAATCCGCGTCGCAACGCCCGCGAGGACAGCTTTATCGGGATGGGCGACGATGTGCCCGAGTTCATCCGCCTGAGCTTTGCCGAGCGCCAAGCCAGCTAA
- a CDS encoding peptide chain release factor 3, whose product MLDTASNRPDLPAEIARRRTFAIISHPDAGKTTLTEKFLLFGGAIQMAGQVRAKGEARRTRSDFMQMEKDRGISVSASAMSFDFGKFRFNLVDTPGHSDFSEDTYRTLTAVDAAVMVIDGAKGVESQTQKLFEVCRLRDLPILTFCNKMDRESRDTFEIIDEIQENLAIDVTPASWPIGVGREFLGCYDLLRNRLELMDRADRNRVAESIKIEGLDDPKLKEHVPAHLLEKFFEEIEMARELLPALDHKAVLEGTMTPIWFGSAINSFGVKELMEGIGTYGPEPQPQSADPRAIAPEETKVTGFVFKVQANMDPKHRDRVAFVRLASGHFQRGMKLTHVRSKKPMAISNPVLFLASDRELAEEAWAGDIIGIPNHGQLRIGDTLTEGENLKVTGIPSFAPELLQNCRAGDPMKAKHLEKALMQFAEEGAAKVFKPAFGSGFIVGVVGQLQFEVLASRIELEYGLPVRFEPSQFTSARWVSGEKTAVEKFIAANKQHISHDNDGDVVFLTRLQWDIDRVIRDYPDVKLTATKEMMV is encoded by the coding sequence ATGCTAGACACCGCTTCAAACCGCCCCGACCTCCCTGCCGAAATCGCCCGCCGCCGGACTTTTGCGATCATCTCGCACCCCGACGCAGGCAAGACGACTCTCACTGAAAAGTTCCTCCTTTTCGGGGGCGCAATCCAGATGGCAGGTCAGGTCCGCGCCAAGGGCGAAGCGCGCCGCACACGGTCCGACTTCATGCAGATGGAAAAGGACCGCGGGATCTCGGTCTCGGCCTCGGCCATGTCCTTCGATTTCGGCAAATTCCGCTTCAACCTTGTCGATACCCCCGGTCACTCGGACTTTTCCGAAGACACCTATCGCACGCTGACGGCGGTGGACGCTGCGGTCATGGTGATCGACGGGGCAAAGGGTGTGGAGAGCCAAACCCAGAAACTCTTCGAGGTTTGCCGTCTGCGCGATCTTCCGATCCTGACCTTCTGTAACAAGATGGACCGCGAAAGCCGCGATACCTTTGAAATCATCGACGAGATTCAGGAAAACCTCGCGATCGACGTGACCCCCGCCTCTTGGCCCATCGGCGTCGGGCGCGAGTTTTTGGGGTGCTACGACCTTTTGCGCAACCGTCTTGAGTTGATGGACCGCGCGGATCGTAACCGCGTCGCCGAAAGCATCAAGATCGAAGGTCTGGATGATCCCAAACTCAAAGAGCACGTGCCTGCGCATCTTCTCGAAAAGTTCTTTGAAGAGATCGAGATGGCGCGCGAGCTGCTGCCTGCGCTCGATCACAAGGCCGTTCTCGAAGGCACGATGACCCCGATCTGGTTCGGATCGGCCATCAACTCTTTCGGCGTCAAAGAGCTTATGGAAGGCATCGGAACCTATGGCCCCGAACCCCAGCCCCAAAGCGCCGATCCCCGCGCCATTGCACCGGAAGAGACCAAAGTCACAGGCTTTGTGTTCAAGGTTCAGGCGAACATGGACCCCAAGCACCGCGACCGTGTGGCCTTTGTCCGTCTGGCTTCGGGTCACTTCCAGCGCGGCATGAAGCTCACCCATGTGCGGTCGAAAAAGCCGATGGCGATCTCGAACCCTGTGCTCTTTCTCGCGTCCGACCGCGAATTGGCGGAAGAGGCATGGGCCGGCGATATTATCGGCATCCCCAACCACGGACAGCTTCGCATCGGTGATACCTTGACCGAGGGCGAGAACCTCAAGGTCACGGGCATTCCGTCCTTTGCGCCCGAACTCCTCCAGAATTGCCGTGCAGGCGATCCGATGAAAGCCAAGCACCTTGAAAAGGCGCTCATGCAGTTCGCCGAAGAAGGCGCGGCCAAGGTGTTCAAACCAGCCTTCGGGTCGGGTTTTATCGTCGGCGTCGTCGGCCAGCTTCAATTCGAAGTGCTGGCCAGCCGGATCGAGCTTGAATACGGGCTTCCCGTGCGGTTCGAGCCGTCACAGTTCACCTCGGCCCGCTGGGTCTCGGGCGAGAAAACTGCAGTCGAGAAATTCATCGCCGCCAACAAACAACACATCAGCCATGACAATGACGGCGATGTCGTCTTCCTTACCCGCCTCCAGTGGGACATCGACCGCGTGATACGCGACTATCCCGATGTCAAACTGACGGCGACCAAGGAAATGATGGTCTAA